A genomic region of Papaver somniferum cultivar HN1 chromosome 7, ASM357369v1, whole genome shotgun sequence contains the following coding sequences:
- the LOC113299938 gene encoding serine carboxypeptidase-like 45 — translation MNSSSFLCKTVKMVVAIVILLQFFISMEIVVSSPSFFDRIMQLPGQPPVNFQQYSGYVNLDEKKQRALFYYFVEAESNPASKPLVLWLNGGPGCSSLGVGAFSENGPFRPNGNVLVRNEYSWNKEANMLYLETPVGVGFSYTTETTSEDDDTATIGDKITARDNLVFLQRWFLKFPQYKHRDLFITGESYAGHYIPQLAELMIQFNKKDKLFNLKGIALGNPVLEFATDFNSRAEFIWSHGLISDSTYNLFTSACNYSRYVSEYYRGYVSPVCSRVMSQVTKETSRFVDKYDVTLDVCISSILSQSKVITPQSLTKKIDVCLDDETTNYLNRKDVQFAFHARLVGVNKWTVCSNVLDYELLDLEIPTISIVGSIVKAGIPVLVYSGDQDSVIPLTGSRTLVHGLAKELGLDVTAPYRVWFEGQQVGGWTQVYGDILSFATIRGASHEAPFSQPERSLVLFKSFLERRPLPEVFV, via the exons ATGaattcttcttcattcttatGTAAAACAGTAAAAATGGTTGTTGCTATTGTAATTCTGCTTCAATTCTTCATTTCAATGGAGATTGTAGTGTCATCACCATCATTCTTTGACAGAATTATGCAACTTCCAGGTCAACCTCCTGTAAACTTTCAGCAATACTCAGGTTATGTCAATTTAGATGAAAAGAAGCAAAGGGCATTATTTTATTACTTTGTTGAAGCAGAATCCAATCCAGCTTCAAAACCTTTAGTTCTCTGGTTAAATGGAG gTCCTGGTTGTTCATCTCTTGGAGTTGGAGCATTCTCTGAGAATGGACCTTTCAGGCCTAATGGAAATGTGCTTGTGAGAAATGAGTACAGTTGGAACAAAG AAGCAAACATGTTATATTTGGAAACACCAGTTGGAGTTGGGTTTTCTTATACTACTGAGACTACTTCAGAGGATGATGATACTGCCACCATTGGTGATAAGATTACAG CCAGAGACAATCTTGTGTTTCTGCAAAGATGGTTTCTCAAGTTCCCACAGTACAAGCATAGAGATTTGTTCATTACCGGAGAAAGCTATGCCGGCCATTACATTCCGCAACTAGCCGAACTCATGATTCAATTCAACAAGAAGGACAAGTTGTTCAATCTCAAAGGAATTGCA TTGGGAAACCCAGTTTTAGAATTCGCTACGGATTTCAACTCAAGAGCGGAATTCATTTGGTCTCATGGACTAATATCTGATTCCACATACAATCTTTTCACTTCAGCTTGTAACTACTCAAGATATGTGAGTGAGTACTACAGAGGCTATGTTTCACCTGTTTGTTCAAGGGTTATGAGTCAAGTAACAAAAGAAACAAGCAGATTTGTCGACAAATACGATGTTACGCTCGATGTTTGCATATCATCAATACTCTCACAATCCAAAGTTATCACTCCCCAA TCACTTACGAAGAAGATAGATGTCTGCCTCGATGATGAAACGACGAATTATTTGAACCGTAAAGATGTTCAGTTTGCATTCCATGCTCGGCTTGTAGGAGTCAATAAGTGGACTGTTTGCAGCAA CGTACTGGATTATGAGTTGCTTGATTTAGAGATACCTACAATCTCCATTGTTGGTTCAATTGTCAAGGCTGGAATACCTGTTCTGGTTTACAG TGGAGATCAAGATTCTGTAATCCCATTAACTGGAAGCCGGACATTAGTCCATGGACTTGCCAAGGAATTAGGTCTCGACGTCACTGCACCTTACAGAGTTTGGTTTGAAGGTCAACAG GTTGGTGGATGGACTCAAGTGTATGGTGATATCCTATCGTTTGCTACTATAAGAGGAGCTTCACATGAAGCTCCATTCTCACAGCCAGAGAGATCACTTGTTCTGTTCAAGTCATTTTTAGAACGCAGGCCTTTACCAGAAGTCTTTGTTTAG